A genome region from Schistocerca americana isolate TAMUIC-IGC-003095 chromosome 1, iqSchAmer2.1, whole genome shotgun sequence includes the following:
- the LOC124545188 gene encoding inverted formin-2-like: MDRQPAMLCRLELGVGRLRRLTRDGCSPQALESQNIMVKMQVIELLCAVCAYSSKRHEMALHALRHFKVTCDQKHGFDIIVSELRNTKNVEYQTRLLSFINCLTLGCHNVHKRVQIRNELLGRGLGPILSLLSATDDKELQMQVSAFIDYQHRDEMELESTKQLTHHQLFEVIFKKIADTPHAVRFHSMLQKLAQLDPTNPNVDSVWEALDSLSSEAIKPGFSIHKNPAHTQKYHERRADSINKTHSFDILNKSTVSTQTEVEYTREVKQLCDNEKQHQLSPSEAKLSFPAPPPLPPPPPCLPLPLITVVSSAIPSASGVLSPSSLAGYSSQQKNYVPSPPPIPNSDSFETLMLHRRHSLPAHLPDSASLWTPVKDKSNTLPLPKRKMKTLSWTKIPVSMIGESVWTEMQSEAKSLRVDFKQMEELFCQKTATVQRRKSSPVTLPAPITPKITLLETKRDLAVNIYLKQFRLGGKAVIEVIKNLKGGDIGPEKLKALLPLLPTEKELTSVRSYSGDLNRLGEAEKFYLQLSEVPSFVLRIRAMLLKEEFPLRTSELREQLNAVADACNKLKANKRLKEFLALVLQLGNYINAGSYAGNAAGFTLSTLPKLLEIKANKPRLTFLHYVVEVAEANNKEILQFTEDMSNMKEMARISVELLQEEVMKLISDVKHVASQLKEDTSGIRVQFKDFFKAALKCSNELQQAMNKVKACTHALAKHFCEDPKKFKPEECFHLFAEFFTIIQRVRLENEEKRKSEQQQIQEQMETNKLTANGGRGRKKFSPHRQYTAAKQILRDICSKNFKLRLTEAQY; encoded by the exons CACtagaatctcagaacatcatggttaaAATGCAAGTTATTgaacttctctgtgctgtgtgcGCATATTCTTCGAAACGACATGAAATGGCTCTTCATGCTCTACGGCACTTCAAG GTTACTTGTGATCAGAAGCATGGGTTTGACATAATAGTGAGTGAACTTCGTAACACAAAAAATGTTGAATATCAGACAAGGCTGCTTTCTTTCATCAACTGCCTAACACTGGGCTGCCACAATGTCCACAAGCGTGTGCAGATCAGGAATGAATTACTTG GTCGTGGGCTTGGACCAATCCTGAGTTTACTAAGTGCAACTGATGATAAGGAGCTACAGATGCAAGTTTCAGCATTCATTGATTACCAACACAGAGATGAGATGGAATTAGAATCAACAAAACAACTAACTCATCATCAGTTGTTTGAAGTAATATTCAAAAAG ATAGCAGATACACCACATGCTGTCAGGTTCCACTCCATGCTACAAAAGCTTGCACAGCTAGATCCAACAAATCCAAATGT GGACAGTGTGTGGGAAGCACTTGACTCACTTTCATCTGAAGCTATAAAACCTGGGTTTTCTATCCACAAAAACCCAGCACACACTCAAAAATATCATGAAAGAAGAGCTGACAGTATTAACAAGACACATTCTTTTGATATCCTTAATAAAAGCACAGTGTCTACACAGACCGAGGTGGAATATACCAGAGAAGTAAAGCAACTTTGTGATAATGAGAAACAGCATCAGTTGTCACCATCAGAAGCAAAACTTTCATTCCCAgcaccacctcctcttcctcctcctccaccttgtCTGCCACTGCCGCTTATTACAGTGGtgtcatcagctattccatcagctTCAGGGGTGCTATCACCTTCATCACTTGCAGGTTACAGTTCTCAACAAAAAAATTATGTACCTTCACCTCCTCCAATTCCCAATAGTGACAGCTTTGAAACACTGATGTTACATAGGAGACATTCACTTCCAGCACATTTACCAGATTCTGCAAGTTTGTGGACACCAGTAAAGGACAAGTCTAACACACTACCACTGCCCAAGCGGAAGATGAAAACCCTAAGCTGGACAAAGATTCCAGTCTCTATGATAG GTGAATCAGTATGGACTGAAATGCAGAGCGAAGCAAAGAGTCTTAGAGTTGATTTCAAGCAAATGGAAGAACTGTTCTGTCAGAAAACTGCTACTGTGCAACGTCGAAAGTCTTCTCCAGTAACACTTCCAGCACCAATAACTCCCAAGATCACTTTACTGGAAACCAAGAGAGATCTGGCAGTAAACATTTATCTAAAACAGTTCAGATTGGGAGGGAAAGCAGTCATAGAAGTTATAAAGAACCTTAAAGGAGGTGATATAGGTCCTGAGAAACTGAAAGCTCTCTTGCCACTACTTCCCACAGAAAAAGAG CTGACTTCAGTCAGATCCTATTCTGGAGATCTGAATCGTTTAGGAGAGGCAGAGAAATTTTATCTTCAGCTATCAGAAGTACCTTCCTTTGTCCTCAGGATTAGGGCAATGTTGCTT AAAGAAGAGTTTCCTTTAAGAACATCTGAACTGAGAGAACAACTAAATGCCGTTGCAGATGCATGCAATAAGCTGAAGGCTAATAAACGTTTGAAAGAATTTCTAGCACTAGTACTTCAACTTGGAAACTACATAAATGCT GGAAGCTATGCGGGTAATGCAGCCGGCTTTACACTCAGCACACTACCAAAGCTCCTAGAAATAAAAGCAAACAAACCAAGGCTGACATTCTTGCACTATGTGGTAGAAGTTGCAGAAGCTAACAATAAGGAAATATTACAATTCAcagaagatatgagtaacatgaAAGAAATGGCAAG GATATCAGTGGAGCTGCTCCAGGAAGAAGTGATGAAACTTATTAGTGATGTCAAACATGTTGCATCACAGCTGAAAGAAGATACAAGTGGAATCAGGGTGCAGTTCAAAG ATTTCTTTAAGGCTGCTTTGAAATGCAGTAATGAACTTCAGCAGGCTATGAATAAGGTGAAGGCTTGTACTCATGCTTTAGCCAAACATTTCTGTGAAGATCCTAAGAAATTCAAGCCAGAAGAATGTTTCCATTTGTTTGCTGAGTTTTTTACCATAATTCAGAGAGTTCGACTG gaaaatgaagagaaaaggAAATCAGAACAACAGCAAATTCAAGAGCAGATGGAAACAAACAAACTAACTGCAAATGGAGGTAGAGGCAGAAAAAAGTTTTCACCACATCGACAATATACTGCAGCTAAACAGATTTTAAGGGATATTTGCAGTAAAAATTTCAAATTACGTCTAACTGAAGCTCAGTACTGA